Part of the Polaribacter sp. Hel1_33_78 genome is shown below.
AGGTGCTTAAACCACGCAACAAATCATATACAAACACGTTGGCGTGCATAAATCCTTCCAATGAAAATTTAGTGTTTATCTAAAGTATTTATAGTTTCAATTCAATATTTGTGATCAAGTTTGCGGATTGAATTATGAAATCTGTCTCTTAAGATTTTGATTACCATTTGTACATTTTTGTCCCAAATCTTTTTAGTTCTATTCAAACTTTTTGAGCAAGTTTGCGGATTGAATTATGAAATCTGTCTCTTAATGCTTTGATTACCATTTGTACATTTTTGTCCCAAATCTTTTTAGTTCTATTCAAACTTTTTGAGCAAGTTTGCGGATTGAATTATGAAATCTATCTCTTAATGCTTTGATTACCATTTGTACATTTTTGTCCCAAATCTTTTTAGTTCTAATCAAACTTTTTAAGCAAGTTTGCGGATTGATGAAAATAAAAAATTACGACACGCCAACAGCGTGTAAAAAAAATTACTACTTTAGTGAAAAAAAAAGGCTATTGCTTTTTTGCTAGATTGTTTAAATATTCGAAAATTATCGCAGTCAAAACCGCAACTTTCCTTACACAATCACGTTACCACACATTTGGAACAACTTTTGTACATTATTTAAAGTTAAATCATTATATTTGAATTGTTATGTCAACAGATAGAAGAAAAATATTAAGCGCTAGATTTAGAACAGCTGGAGCATCTGGAAGAAAACTTCACGTTATGTCAAGAAAAGGACATTGGGTTGTTTTTAGAGAAGGCTCGGAAAAAATAATTTCTGAATTTAATACAAAGAGAAATGCCATACTGAATGGTAAAAAAATCCTTAGTTCAGAGCAAGCTAATGTTTTAGTAGTTCATAAAACTGACGGAACTGTTGAGAAACTTCAAACAGCCGAATAATATACATGGCATTTGAAGATAATATTTTCATAAATTGTCCATTTGACAAAGAATACAAACCTATCCTAAAAATTCTAGTATTTAGCTCTATTTACCTAGGCTATAAACCTTTATTATCAGAAACAATAAATTCTGCAGACTCTAGAGTCGAAGGTATTCAAGATTTAATTTCTCAAGCAAAATACAGCATTCACGATTTATCAAGAATGGAATCTACAAAAAAAAACGAGTTAGCTCGTTTCAATATGCCTTTCGAACTAGGTATTGATATCGGTTGTAAAAGATTCGGCAATACTGATATGAATGAAAAATGCTTACTTATTTTAGATAAAATAAAATATCGTTATCAAAAATCAATTTCAGATTTATCAGGTAATGATATTGAAATTCATAATGACGACCCTGAGACAGCTTTAAGGAAATTAAGAAATTGGATTTTTAAGATTAAAGGAACTAAAATTGATAGTGCAAACAAAATATGGAGGCTATACAATGAGTTTAATGGAGATTTCTTTGAGATAGCTAAATCTGATGAATTGAGTGAGGCAGATATAGCAGATATGCCTTGGGACGAACTTTGCCTCTACATTTCAGAATGGAAAGATGGAAGAGACAACTTCGAATAAAAACGTGTGGTAACACCGTGTATAAAAAATTGCTACATTTAGCTTAATCAAAGGTTGTTGCATTTTTGCCAACTTCTGAATTTCCTACGGAAATTCCTCGTTCACAAAATCGCAACTTTCCATACACAACCACGTTGTAGAGCATTAGAGAAAACATATGAAATACATATTTT
Proteins encoded:
- a CDS encoding DUF2188 domain-containing protein, with amino-acid sequence MSTDRRKILSARFRTAGASGRKLHVMSRKGHWVVFREGSEKIISEFNTKRNAILNGKKILSSEQANVLVVHKTDGTVEKLQTAE